A region of Myxococcus stipitatus DSM 14675 DNA encodes the following proteins:
- a CDS encoding SDR family oxidoreductase: MRAETRLDGKVCLITGATGGIGLETAKALGRMGATLVLVGRDEARTQAAVDAVKQAVAGAQVDTLRADLSSMQSVRALAADFRSRYSRLDVLLNNAGLIIDRRKTTVDGFEATLATNHLAPFLLTSLLMDTLRASGPARVVNVSSDAHRVGKVDFDDLQSERSYDGFRVYATSKLANILFTRALARRLTDSAVTTNAVHPGVVRTGFGHNTEGFFRWVVKLGAPFMLSAEGGAKTSIYLSSSPEVEGVSGKYFIRRRQRKPSAAARDDASAERLWLESARLTGVTP; this comes from the coding sequence ATGCGCGCGGAGACTCGGCTGGACGGGAAGGTCTGCCTCATCACCGGGGCCACCGGAGGCATTGGTCTGGAGACGGCCAAGGCCCTGGGTCGCATGGGCGCCACCCTGGTGCTCGTGGGCCGGGACGAGGCCCGCACCCAGGCCGCCGTGGATGCCGTGAAGCAGGCCGTCGCGGGCGCCCAGGTGGACACGCTGCGCGCGGACCTGAGCTCCATGCAGTCCGTGCGGGCGCTGGCCGCGGACTTCCGCTCGCGCTACTCGCGCCTGGACGTGCTGCTCAACAACGCGGGCCTCATCATCGACCGCCGCAAGACGACGGTGGACGGCTTCGAGGCCACGCTCGCCACCAACCACCTGGCGCCCTTCCTCCTCACGAGCCTGTTGATGGACACGCTCAGGGCCAGCGGGCCCGCGCGCGTCGTCAACGTGTCCTCGGACGCGCACCGCGTCGGCAAGGTGGACTTCGACGACCTGCAGAGCGAGCGGAGCTACGACGGCTTCCGCGTCTACGCCACGTCGAAGCTGGCCAACATCCTGTTCACCCGCGCGCTCGCGAGGCGGCTGACGGACTCGGCCGTGACGACGAACGCGGTGCACCCCGGCGTGGTGCGCACGGGGTTCGGCCACAACACCGAGGGCTTCTTCCGCTGGGTCGTGAAGCTGGGCGCGCCGTTCATGCTCTCCGCCGAGGGCGGCGCGAAGACCTCCATCTATCTCTCCTCCTCACCCGAGGTGGAGGGCGTCTCCGGGAAGTACTTCATTCGTCGCCGACAGAGGAAGCCGTCCGCCGCCGCGCGGGACGACGCCTCCGCCGAGCGGCTCTGGCTTGAAAGCGCGCGGCTCACGGGAGTCACACCATGA